From Cannabis sativa cultivar Pink pepper isolate KNU-18-1 chromosome 8, ASM2916894v1, whole genome shotgun sequence, a single genomic window includes:
- the LOC115700656 gene encoding uncharacterized protein LOC115700656: MEKGKGVMGGGRRWAVDFSDYSSSPSSRDVPDPPGFSRAALDQDDSVVSRQKKDAEASWKSQKAWEVAQAPFKNLMMMGFMMWMAGSTVHLFSIGITFSALWQPISALQGVGKVFEPYKDSKVDLLAPKLLFIALNLGGLALGVWKLNTLGLLPTHASDWVSSLPPPQEVEFSASGLPLH; the protein is encoded by the exons ATGGAGAAGGGAAAGGGAGTGATGGGTGGAGGTCGTAGATGGGCGGTTGACTTCTCAGACTACTCTAGTTCCCCTTCTTCCCGTGATGTTCCTGATCCTCCTGGTTTCTCTCGCGCCGCCCTCGATCAg GATGATTCCGTTGTCAGTCGCCAGAAGAAGGATGCTGAAGCTTCTTGGAAATCCCAG AAAGCTTGGGAAGTGGCACAGGCACCCTTTAAAAATTTGATGATGATGGGATTCATGATGTGGATGGCTGGAAGTACAGTGCATTTATTTAGCATTGGAATTACTTTCTCTGCTCTTTGGCAGCCCATTAGTGCCTTGCAGGGTGTGGGAAAGG TTTTTGAGCCTTACAAAGACAGCAAGGTTGATCTTCTTGCTCCAAAGTTGCTGTTCATTGCCCTAAATTTGGGAGGTCTAGCTCTAGGTGTTTGGAAG CTTAACACTTTGGGGTTACTTCCCACACATGCATCAGACTGGGTTTCATCCTTACCCCCTCCTCAG GAGGTTGAATTTTCGGCTAGTGGCCTTCctctacattga